The following is a genomic window from Candidatus Eremiobacteraceae bacterium.
GGCCGGCCTGAGGCGCCGCCGGCGTTGGTGCTCTGCGAAACGCTCGTGCACGAGGCGATCGCCGACGCCGTCAACGCGGCAAGAGTCGCGCAGATGACCATGCGCAGATTTTTCATTTCGAGAGCTCCCTTACGATCGTGATCGCGCGCTTGCGGCGCGTCTCACTGGCCCGTCGGTGTGGCGGGTATGACGGTTATCTGTCCAGCCATATTCGGCTGCATCGAACTGAAAAATGGGAACGTGCCGGCGACAGACGCCACCCACACCCAACGCCCGCCGTTGGGTGCGATGATGCCCGAATCGAACGCGCCCGGCGCCGTGGCGCTATGCGGCTGCGAATCTTGATTGAGGAAGATCACGAGAGTGCCGACCGCGACCGTGACGACAGCCGGCGAGTAGGCGCCGCCGCCCTTGCCCGTGAGGGTGATGGTCACTTGACCGGATTGCGTCTTGGGTTGACATGCGACGCACACCAGTATCGTCAGAGCGAGTATCGCCGCTCGCGCGGCGAAGCGCGAACCATTCGACCGCATCATGTTTTCGCGCTTCTTGTGCCTGCGCGGCAAACCCTACCGAT
Proteins encoded in this region:
- a CDS encoding cupredoxin domain-containing protein gives rise to the protein MMRSNGSRFAARAAILALTILVCVACQPKTQSGQVTITLTGKGGGAYSPAVVTVAVGTLVIFLNQDSQPHSATAPGAFDSGIIAPNGGRWVWVASVAGTFPFFSSMQPNMAGQITVIPATPTGQ